A section of the Ignavibacteriales bacterium genome encodes:
- the secF gene encoding protein translocase subunit SecF: MRLFENTNIDFLGKRKKFYIVSLIVIIVGMATLFVKGIPLGIDFVGGTELQVRFQTPVNVSELRDAMDREGLPGMEIKTMDTENDVLLRTPLQGEGQTVAENIQTAIKKNFPGDNFEVLRVDKVGPKIGEELRRNALFAIIFSLLGILIYLSLRFQFIYAIGAVAALFHDVLITISAIAICNAVLPLRLEFDQPMLAAFLTLIGFSVNDTVVIFDRIRENIRLFKNEEIESVMNKSVNATLSRTIITSGTVFLTVLVIFIFGGEVLRGFSFTFMVGIITGTYSSIFVASAVVVDWKHRLDKSKASTKGKRLAARTK; this comes from the coding sequence ATGAGACTTTTCGAAAATACAAATATAGATTTCTTAGGAAAAAGGAAGAAGTTCTATATTGTATCATTAATTGTAATAATAGTGGGTATGGCAACCCTGTTTGTAAAGGGCATCCCGCTGGGAATAGACTTCGTCGGTGGTACGGAATTGCAAGTGCGATTCCAGACACCTGTGAACGTAAGCGAATTGAGAGACGCGATGGACAGAGAAGGTCTGCCGGGTATGGAGATCAAGACTATGGACACGGAGAACGACGTACTGCTGAGGACTCCGCTGCAGGGTGAAGGGCAGACAGTTGCGGAAAACATACAGACTGCGATAAAGAAGAATTTCCCCGGCGATAATTTCGAAGTGCTGAGAGTAGATAAGGTAGGACCAAAGATCGGTGAGGAGCTGAGAAGGAACGCTTTATTCGCGATCATATTCTCACTGCTTGGTATATTGATATATCTTTCATTACGATTCCAATTCATATACGCAATAGGCGCAGTAGCGGCGCTATTCCACGACGTGCTGATCACGATATCAGCAATCGCGATATGTAACGCGGTACTGCCATTGAGGCTGGAATTCGATCAGCCTATGCTGGCGGCATTCCTTACGCTTATCGGTTTCTCGGTAAACGATACGGTGGTTATATTCGACAGAATACGTGAAAACATAAGGTTATTCAAGAATGAAGAGATAGAATCGGTGATGAATAAGAGCGTAAACGCTACATTGAGCAGAACGATAATAACCAGCGGTACTGTATTTCTTACTGTGCTGGTAATTTTTATATTCGGAGGAGAGGTACTAAGAGGATTTTCATTCACATTTATGGTGGGTATAATCACGGGTACTTATTCATCGATATTCGTAGCAAGCGCGGTGGTTGTAGACTGGAAGCACAGACTGGATAAGTCGAAGGCATCAACAAAGGGCAAGAGACTCGCAGCAAGAACAAAGTAA
- a CDS encoding META domain-containing protein, which produces MRTILLIFFIVSIAACNTVKYSAENIWRLYELNGDSILPGKSWDEEIVFMFEKNNRIEGFGGCNELTGSYEKGIYDIKFKVISTKRYCEGKMEIENEFINALNSANRYDLPYENELYLYKDSLLLAKFMGTIVK; this is translated from the coding sequence ATGAGAACAATTTTATTAATATTTTTTATAGTTTCAATTGCCGCATGTAATACTGTTAAGTATTCGGCAGAAAATATCTGGCGTTTATATGAGTTAAACGGTGACTCTATTCTTCCTGGAAAAAGTTGGGATGAAGAAATAGTATTTATGTTTGAAAAAAATAATAGGATTGAAGGATTTGGTGGTTGCAATGAACTGACCGGAAGTTACGAGAAGGGAATTTATGATATTAAGTTCAAAGTTATCTCGACAAAGAGATATTGCGAAGGAAAGATGGAGATAGAAAATGAATTTATAAATGCACTTAATTCGGCAAACCGATATGATTTGCCGTATGAGAACGAATTATACCTTTATAAGGATTCTTTACTCCTTGCTAAGTTTATGGGAACAATAGTTAAGTGA
- a CDS encoding aminopeptidase P family protein — translation MTRIESIRKSFKKHGIDALLVTNLTGIKYLTGFLGSAAVVLITKKNAYFITDFRYKTVVKDGLPSDYEVMISKQSSFEFLKKLIKKNKLKKIGFEATTLNYNAYLDLKENYKAKFVPVAGLVESVSAIKEPYELDCLKKAIEISDKAFEHILAAIVPGKTTEKDLAADITYFQMKLGGERNSFDPIVAGGENSALPHAHPTDRVIQYGDLLTLDYGTVYKGFNSDMTRTVAIGQISDDKRRIYEIVKEAQRRAVEAIKAGMVCKTVDAVARDFIRENGYGDNFGHGLGHGLGYDVHEAPRLNQFSKYKLKVNNVVTVEPGIYVEGLGGVRIEDDVVVTDDGCEILNKTTKDLVVL, via the coding sequence ATGACCAGGATAGAAAGCATAAGGAAATCGTTCAAAAAACATGGGATTGATGCGCTCCTCGTTACTAATCTTACCGGCATTAAATACCTTACGGGATTTCTAGGCAGTGCCGCTGTTGTCCTCATAACAAAGAAAAATGCTTACTTTATTACCGACTTCCGTTACAAAACGGTCGTCAAAGACGGGCTTCCTTCTGATTATGAGGTCATGATCTCTAAGCAAAGCTCATTTGAATTCCTGAAAAAGCTTATAAAAAAGAATAAGCTTAAAAAAATTGGCTTTGAAGCTACAACGCTCAATTACAATGCGTATCTCGACCTTAAGGAAAATTACAAAGCAAAATTCGTTCCTGTTGCCGGGCTGGTAGAGTCCGTCTCCGCAATTAAGGAACCATATGAGCTTGATTGTCTGAAAAAAGCTATCGAGATCTCTGATAAAGCTTTCGAACATATTCTTGCGGCTATCGTCCCCGGGAAAACTACCGAAAAGGACCTCGCCGCCGATATTACTTATTTCCAGATGAAGCTTGGCGGAGAAAGGAATTCTTTCGACCCCATCGTAGCCGGCGGTGAAAATAGTGCTTTACCTCACGCTCATCCGACAGATAGAGTGATTCAATACGGCGATCTGCTTACACTCGATTATGGTACCGTGTATAAAGGCTTTAATTCCGATATGACCCGCACGGTCGCGATAGGACAGATATCCGACGATAAAAGAAGGATATACGAAATAGTAAAAGAAGCGCAGAGGAGAGCAGTCGAAGCGATAAAAGCAGGTATGGTTTGTAAAACCGTCGATGCAGTTGCTCGTGATTTTATTCGTGAGAATGGTTACGGTGATAATTTCGGACACGGGCTTGGGCACGGACTGGGATATGACGTGCATGAAGCCCCGAGATTAAATCAATTTAGTAAGTACAAACTTAAAGTAAATAATGTTGTTACTGTTGAGCCCGGTATATATGTAGAAGGACTGGGCGGTGTCAGGATCGAAGATGACGTTGTGGTAACCGATGACGGATGCGAGATATTAAACAAAACGACTAAAGACCTTGTTGTTCTTTAG
- a CDS encoding STAS domain-containing protein, with translation MNYEIQEIEIDSNSYKSILLKEESVGLTNLNDVKSQILNFLSEGHLFYAIDLSEVNSINSSGLGILISCYKSVKDADGDLKLINANDKLLNIFKITKLDRVFDLS, from the coding sequence ATGAACTACGAGATACAGGAAATAGAAATCGATTCGAACAGTTATAAGTCAATCCTTCTGAAAGAAGAGTCGGTGGGACTTACAAATCTAAACGATGTAAAATCCCAGATACTGAATTTTCTTTCGGAAGGACATTTGTTTTACGCGATAGACCTGAGCGAAGTAAACTCTATTAACAGCTCTGGGCTGGGCATATTGATAAGCTGTTACAAGTCGGTAAAGGACGCGGACGGCGACCTGAAACTGATAAACGCAAACGACAAGCTATTAAACATTTTTAAGATCACAAAACTGGACAGGGTCTTCGACCTGAGCTAA
- a CDS encoding DoxX family protein, producing MGFIFKARGGANIGLFIIRLAVGFLFLFAGAEKLMDIEGYINTLKAMDVMPENLAFITGFIVPFAQVFLGGLFIIGLFTPIVSFFLSAITLSGIFIYGAGDPTHAFSLSWVVLACTLCVLFSGAGRISFDSFFDKKKKSEITYAPAFDSGSGMQKTVVIKEEKPEVKTEIKTEVKSEEDTTDNKGDKII from the coding sequence ATGGGATTCATTTTCAAAGCGCGCGGAGGAGCAAACATTGGATTATTTATCATAAGACTGGCTGTGGGATTTCTTTTCCTTTTTGCAGGTGCTGAAAAACTAATGGATATCGAGGGCTATATCAATACACTCAAGGCAATGGACGTTATGCCTGAGAATCTTGCCTTTATAACTGGATTTATTGTGCCCTTTGCTCAGGTTTTTCTAGGTGGGCTTTTTATTATAGGACTTTTTACCCCGATCGTGAGTTTTTTCCTTTCTGCGATTACTCTCTCCGGTATTTTTATTTACGGAGCAGGGGATCCAACGCATGCGTTCAGCCTAAGCTGGGTTGTTCTTGCGTGTACTCTTTGTGTGCTTTTTTCCGGAGCTGGCAGGATCTCTTTCGATTCATTCTTTGATAAAAAGAAAAAAAGTGAAATAACATACGCGCCGGCTTTTGATTCAGGCTCAGGTATGCAAAAAACAGTCGTCATAAAAGAGGAAAAACCAGAAGTGAAAACGGAAATAAAAACTGAAGTGAAATCGGAAGAAGATACCACCGATAATAAAGGCGATAAGATTATTTAA
- a CDS encoding glycosyltransferase family 4 protein, with product MNKVLIISYYFPPMGMGGVQRTLKFAKYLPQFGWQPVVITDSPKKYFAVDESLLDEALRSNIIIERTGKEKFNPKNIQIKAPAEKFRKLRSTLSQFIFVPDSKIGFKKKALKKIDEIWDSYGGFDLVYSTAPPYTDHLIGLEVKKRYNIPLVLDYRDAWVDSPVLNYYPTSYHKLKNIRLEKSVIGGANKVITTNRRVKEYIIARYGNIEYNDVRIIPHGYDTEDFEIASREPMEKPKRMRITYSGSFYTRDPGYYFDAIKLLFDKFPELKDKIEFCFIGHVTEENRKLIKEYGIADNVVLTGYLNHIDCVRYIMSSDILFLLISRGENEDAAMPGKVGEYIGSRKPIIACIPEGVTKKYLENYGAITFIPDEDSAEIVKAVLDYYELYKKGELPKPDEAVVTQFDRKKMTEELATEFNYLLSIE from the coding sequence TTGAACAAGGTTTTAATTATCTCCTATTATTTTCCACCGATGGGCATGGGGGGTGTGCAGAGAACGCTGAAGTTTGCTAAGTATCTGCCCCAGTTCGGCTGGCAGCCGGTTGTCATTACTGACAGCCCTAAAAAATACTTTGCCGTCGATGAGTCGCTTCTCGATGAAGCTCTGCGCAGTAACATCATTATCGAGAGAACTGGTAAGGAAAAGTTCAATCCAAAGAACATACAGATCAAAGCCCCTGCGGAAAAATTCCGTAAGCTGAGAAGCACCTTATCGCAGTTTATTTTTGTCCCCGATAGTAAGATTGGTTTCAAGAAAAAAGCTCTGAAAAAGATTGACGAGATATGGGATTCTTACGGAGGCTTCGATCTTGTTTACTCGACTGCTCCGCCATATACGGACCACCTCATCGGGCTTGAAGTCAAAAAGAGATACAATATCCCTCTCGTGCTCGATTACCGCGACGCATGGGTAGACAGTCCGGTGCTTAATTATTACCCGACTTCTTATCATAAGCTAAAGAATATCCGCCTCGAAAAATCCGTTATCGGAGGCGCTAATAAGGTCATTACAACGAATAGAAGAGTTAAAGAATATATCATAGCACGCTACGGAAATATAGAGTATAATGATGTTCGGATAATCCCGCACGGTTACGATACCGAGGACTTCGAGATCGCCTCGAGAGAGCCCATGGAAAAACCTAAACGCATGAGGATAACTTACTCCGGCAGTTTCTACACCAGGGACCCCGGGTATTACTTTGATGCTATAAAACTTCTCTTCGATAAGTTTCCTGAACTGAAAGACAAGATCGAATTTTGTTTTATCGGGCACGTTACTGAGGAGAATAGAAAGCTTATAAAAGAGTATGGCATTGCGGATAACGTTGTGCTTACAGGTTACCTGAATCACATTGATTGTGTGCGCTACATCATGTCGTCCGATATTCTTTTCCTTCTCATCAGCAGGGGAGAAAACGAAGATGCCGCCATGCCCGGAAAGGTTGGTGAGTATATAGGAAGCAGAAAGCCGATAATTGCGTGCATACCCGAGGGTGTTACAAAGAAATATCTCGAAAACTACGGCGCGATTACTTTTATTCCGGATGAAGATTCCGCGGAGATCGTAAAAGCCGTTCTCGACTATTACGAATTATACAAAAAAGGCGAACTGCCAAAACCGGATGAAGCGGTTGTCACGCAGTTCGACAGGAAAAAAATGACTGAGGAACTTGCTACTGAGTTTAACTACCTCTTGTCTATTGAATAA
- a CDS encoding adenylosuccinate synthase, translating into MVIVGLNWGDEGKGRMVDYLAQDVDYVVRFQGGNNAGHTVVNELGTFKLHLVPSGIFNPNVTNVLGTGMVIDLEAMDEEFTALKESGIKVDNIVVSDRASITFPFHRIEDELEEERLGKEAYGSTKRGIAYAYGERYLKKSLLIGELLYPGEMEKRLKDLVTWKNQLIKDFYGREDKMISYEEALEWTRKYGDKVKPYIKDTTVMLEEAANAGKKILFEAQLGSLRDIYYGIYPFTTSSCTLAAFAPIGGGLLTHRYDKVVGVMKAFSTCVGAGPFVTEISGEDADNLRETAFEYGASTGRPRRIGHFDAVASRYGAKVQGVDDIAITKLDSLSGRDKLYICTAYEADGRTYENFPLNPILDKAKPVYIEMPGWTEDINKCRKFEELPKTAQDYVNKIEELLGYKIKYISVGPERESLIVK; encoded by the coding sequence ATGGTCATCGTAGGTCTCAACTGGGGCGACGAAGGCAAAGGCAGGATGGTGGACTATCTTGCGCAGGACGTGGACTATGTAGTAAGATTCCAGGGCGGTAACAACGCCGGGCATACGGTCGTGAACGAGCTTGGCACGTTCAAACTACACCTTGTACCGTCGGGAATATTCAATCCCAACGTTACGAACGTGCTGGGTACGGGAATGGTGATAGACCTGGAGGCAATGGACGAGGAATTCACCGCGCTAAAGGAATCCGGAATCAAAGTGGATAATATAGTAGTTTCGGACAGGGCGAGCATAACGTTCCCCTTTCACAGAATAGAGGATGAACTGGAAGAGGAGAGGCTTGGCAAGGAAGCATACGGTTCCACAAAGAGAGGTATTGCGTACGCATATGGCGAGAGATATCTAAAGAAGAGTCTGCTTATCGGTGAGCTGTTATATCCAGGCGAGATGGAGAAGAGATTGAAGGATCTCGTTACGTGGAAGAACCAATTGATAAAGGATTTTTATGGAAGAGAAGACAAGATGATCTCCTATGAAGAAGCACTTGAATGGACGAGGAAATACGGCGACAAAGTGAAACCATACATCAAGGATACGACAGTAATGCTAGAAGAAGCAGCTAATGCGGGCAAGAAGATACTTTTTGAGGCACAGCTGGGGTCACTGAGAGACATTTATTACGGGATATACCCATTTACTACTTCGTCATGCACGCTGGCGGCGTTCGCTCCTATAGGAGGCGGACTGCTGACTCACAGGTATGACAAGGTAGTCGGCGTAATGAAAGCATTCTCTACATGCGTGGGCGCGGGACCTTTCGTAACGGAGATATCAGGCGAGGACGCAGATAATTTAAGAGAGACGGCATTCGAGTACGGCGCATCTACAGGCAGACCGAGGAGGATAGGACACTTCGACGCTGTGGCTTCCAGGTACGGCGCGAAAGTACAGGGAGTGGATGACATTGCAATAACAAAGCTAGATTCGCTTTCGGGGAGGGATAAGCTATATATATGTACGGCGTACGAGGCTGACGGTAGGACCTACGAGAACTTCCCTCTCAACCCAATACTGGATAAAGCAAAACCGGTTTACATTGAGATGCCGGGATGGACTGAGGATATTAATAAGTGCAGGAAGTTCGAGGAACTGCCGAAAACCGCGCAGGACTACGTGAATAAGATAGAAGAGCTTTTAGGTTACAAGATAAAGTACATTTCAGTCGGACCGGAGAGAGAGAGTCTGATAGTCAAATAG
- the secD gene encoding protein translocase subunit SecD, whose translation MKKNLWRIVLTVCLIGISIYFIYPTYKDYQLRKDLSKLTGQDSIQFLDDHTQDLKSSQEHRIKLGLDLKGGMYVVLDVDIIKLLSDLAVRKDQQLEDILAEMRNTNIDSDEPVAEVLQQKLNAKGLSLKSYYGEIQDTEDEIKGKLDQEIDGAIERAVEVVRNRVDQYGVAEPQIQKVGGNRIIVELPGVSNPEDVRQLLQGTALLEFKLVYDPQKTVEVMQRVNEYLASDTTLNKDATNTNPLSDIKVNDSTKSSLTDTVTNKKTTAGKNDTTGKKQDTKTSTTPKDTTKKTDTTKKTTETIKKDTTKGKDTTKSKDTTKSSDTSNSSDTGQTQDTTQMTQEEFIKKNPLFFTLVQINPQSGQADGYVTETDRPKVDRLLARKDVQALIPPDMQFLWANREGIGEGGVKFYTLIAVKKTPELTGKSIVDAVATIDQTSNSPVVNMRMDSEGAGSWARITGANIDKRIAIVLDNVVYSAPVVRNKITGGNSVIEGMGSVQEANLLAIVLKAGALPAPLKIIEERTIGPSLGEDSIRAGITSSIAALLLVALFMIVYYRTGGSVADFALLINVLFVLGIMASFKATLTLPGIAGLILTLGMAVDTNVLIFERIREELATGKPMKTAVEIGYKKAFSAIIDSHITSVITGIILYQFGTGPIQGFAITLLFGLVANLFTAIVITHFIFDIFLEKGWTFSFGTAKSK comes from the coding sequence TTGAAGAAAAATCTCTGGAGGATAGTTCTTACAGTATGCCTGATAGGAATATCAATATACTTTATATATCCCACCTATAAAGATTACCAATTAAGGAAAGATCTAAGTAAACTGACCGGACAGGACAGCATCCAGTTTTTGGATGATCATACACAGGATCTAAAAAGCTCCCAGGAGCACAGAATAAAGCTCGGACTCGACCTTAAGGGCGGAATGTACGTCGTACTGGACGTAGACATTATCAAGCTATTGAGCGACCTTGCTGTACGAAAGGACCAGCAGTTAGAAGATATATTGGCCGAGATGAGGAATACTAATATAGATTCCGATGAGCCGGTGGCTGAAGTATTACAGCAAAAGCTAAACGCAAAGGGACTTTCACTGAAATCATATTACGGAGAAATACAGGATACGGAAGATGAGATCAAAGGAAAGCTGGACCAGGAAATAGACGGCGCTATCGAAAGAGCTGTCGAAGTTGTAAGGAACAGGGTCGACCAATACGGTGTAGCCGAGCCACAGATACAAAAGGTTGGCGGTAACAGAATAATCGTCGAGCTTCCGGGTGTAAGTAATCCCGAAGACGTAAGGCAATTATTGCAGGGAACGGCATTGCTGGAATTTAAGCTGGTATATGATCCGCAGAAGACAGTCGAAGTCATGCAGAGGGTTAATGAATACCTTGCGAGCGATACGACACTTAATAAAGACGCTACAAACACCAATCCTCTTTCCGATATAAAGGTGAACGACTCCACAAAGAGCAGTCTAACCGATACGGTTACCAATAAGAAGACAACCGCCGGAAAGAATGATACCACAGGAAAGAAGCAGGACACAAAGACCAGCACAACACCGAAAGATACTACAAAGAAAACAGATACTACCAAGAAGACTACCGAAACAATAAAGAAAGATACTACTAAAGGAAAAGATACAACAAAGAGCAAAGATACCACTAAGAGCAGTGATACATCGAATAGTTCCGATACGGGTCAGACACAGGATACGACTCAAATGACACAGGAAGAGTTTATAAAGAAGAATCCGCTGTTCTTTACATTGGTGCAGATAAATCCGCAGTCAGGACAGGCAGACGGATACGTAACCGAAACAGACAGACCGAAAGTAGACAGGCTTTTAGCGAGAAAAGACGTCCAGGCATTAATTCCGCCGGACATGCAATTCCTATGGGCTAACCGCGAAGGAATTGGCGAGGGCGGTGTGAAGTTTTACACTTTGATAGCAGTAAAGAAAACCCCTGAGCTTACAGGTAAATCTATAGTAGATGCAGTAGCAACGATAGACCAGACAAGCAACTCCCCTGTCGTAAACATGAGAATGGACAGTGAGGGCGCAGGTTCATGGGCAAGAATAACAGGCGCTAACATAGATAAGAGAATAGCCATAGTACTCGATAACGTTGTATATTCCGCGCCGGTGGTAAGGAACAAGATCACGGGCGGTAATTCGGTCATCGAAGGTATGGGCAGCGTGCAGGAAGCTAACCTGCTGGCGATCGTACTTAAAGCGGGTGCATTACCGGCTCCGCTGAAGATAATCGAAGAAAGAACGATAGGACCATCACTCGGTGAAGACTCTATCAGAGCAGGAATAACATCATCCATTGCAGCGCTGTTACTGGTGGCGTTATTCATGATAGTATATTACAGGACGGGCGGATCGGTAGCGGACTTTGCACTGCTTATCAACGTGTTATTCGTACTTGGTATCATGGCTTCATTTAAAGCGACGCTGACACTGCCGGGTATCGCGGGTCTTATATTGACACTCGGTATGGCGGTTGATACGAACGTACTTATATTCGAGCGTATAAGGGAAGAGCTTGCAACAGGTAAGCCAATGAAGACGGCGGTAGAGATAGGTTATAAGAAAGCGTTCTCGGCTATTATAGACTCGCATATAACCAGTGTTATTACGGGTATCATACTGTACCAGTTCGGAACAGGTCCGATACAGGGATTTGCGATAACGCTGTTATTCGGTCTCGTAGCGAACCTATTCACAGCTATAGTGATAACGCACTTTATATTCGACATATTCCTTGAAAAGGGATGGACGTTCAGTTTTGGCACAGCCAAAAGCAAATAG
- a CDS encoding serine hydrolase produces MRYFIKFLLVAFIICLSTGLQAQTKAEMLDELLNKYNEYGIFNGSVLIADKTGIILKKGYGYADFDNRIKNTTETQFRMGSITKQFVATIIMKLVEAGKINLDDPLTKYIPEYRHDTGDRITIHQLLNHTSGIHSYTNVPGWWQDSTKFRFTKDHMIKYAHSGDLEFEPGTQYNYNNTGYYLLGVIAEKVSGIPYEQLLKEWIFEPAGMTSTGIEREENPPSNLAQGYVPQGMNFVKDEYFYMPNALGAGDVYSTVEDMYKWDRLLYGDEFVSKDAKKKMWHPYLEDYGYGWVIMNENADEPGKDSSTILWHTGGINGFNTMFARLVDEDKTIILLNNTGPTSLNGITNNILRVLDGEEPAKIKKPFVPELERLFTEKGYDGAVEYVEQNISTLKDDFSINEGIINLTGYQTMLEEKNVQKALAFFKINIDIFPQSANTYDSYAEALMNNGENEKAIENYKKSLELNPSNDNAVEMLKKLGVETGKTDDITLSNEILSRYIGKYQLAPTFFIEITVEGTQIFEQATGQQKFEIFPTSETDFYLKVVAARIVFDVDESGKVTGMTLYQGGNEVPGEKVE; encoded by the coding sequence ATGAGATATTTTATAAAGTTTTTATTAGTAGCATTCATAATATGCCTTTCAACAGGATTACAGGCCCAGACAAAAGCGGAGATGCTGGACGAGCTATTGAACAAATACAATGAATACGGAATATTTAACGGGAGCGTGTTAATAGCTGACAAAACGGGCATAATACTTAAAAAAGGATACGGATATGCGGATTTCGATAATAGGATAAAGAACACGACCGAGACCCAGTTCCGTATGGGATCAATTACAAAGCAATTCGTAGCGACAATAATAATGAAACTCGTCGAAGCGGGAAAAATAAACCTCGATGATCCTCTGACAAAATACATTCCCGAATACAGACATGACACAGGAGACAGGATCACAATACATCAACTATTAAATCACACATCGGGTATTCACAGCTACACGAACGTACCCGGATGGTGGCAGGATTCGACGAAGTTCAGATTTACGAAAGATCATATGATAAAGTACGCACATTCGGGAGATCTCGAATTCGAACCAGGTACACAATACAATTACAATAATACGGGCTATTACCTGCTTGGAGTCATAGCAGAGAAGGTTTCGGGTATCCCTTATGAACAGCTGTTGAAGGAATGGATATTCGAGCCGGCAGGCATGACAAGCACAGGTATAGAAAGAGAAGAGAATCCTCCATCAAATCTCGCGCAAGGTTATGTTCCACAGGGGATGAACTTCGTTAAGGATGAATATTTTTACATGCCTAATGCATTAGGAGCTGGAGATGTATACTCTACCGTAGAGGATATGTACAAATGGGACAGATTACTTTACGGAGATGAGTTCGTCTCAAAAGACGCGAAGAAGAAAATGTGGCATCCCTATCTTGAAGACTACGGCTACGGCTGGGTAATAATGAACGAAAATGCGGATGAACCCGGGAAGGACAGTTCCACCATATTATGGCACACAGGCGGGATAAACGGTTTTAACACTATGTTCGCGCGTTTGGTGGATGAGGATAAGACGATCATCCTTTTGAATAACACCGGACCGACAAGCCTTAATGGAATCACCAACAACATCCTTCGGGTCCTCGATGGTGAAGAGCCAGCAAAGATAAAGAAGCCTTTCGTGCCCGAACTGGAAAGATTATTTACAGAGAAAGGATATGATGGAGCAGTGGAATATGTTGAACAGAACATTAGCACATTGAAGGACGACTTCAGCATAAACGAAGGCATCATCAACCTTACGGGTTACCAGACAATGCTCGAAGAAAAGAACGTTCAAAAAGCGCTGGCATTCTTTAAGATAAACATCGATATATTCCCGCAATCAGCAAACACATATGACAGTTACGCAGAGGCATTGATGAATAACGGCGAGAATGAGAAAGCAATAGAAAATTATAAAAAGTCGCTGGAACTGAACCCTTCTAATGACAATGCCGTCGAAATGCTGAAAAAGCTCGGTGTGGAAACCGGTAAAACGGATGATATTACATTATCGAACGAAATATTGAGCAGGTACATCGGGAAGTACCAGCTTGCGCCGACATTTTTTATAGAGATAACGGTCGAGGGCACGCAGATATTCGAGCAGGCAACCGGACAGCAGAAGTTCGAGATATTCCCTACATCGGAGACGGATTTTTATCTAAAGGTTGTAGCTGCAAGGATAGTATTCGATGTGGACGAAAGCGGTAAAGTTACCGGTATGACGCTCTACCAGGGCGGTAATGAAGTACCGGGCGAGAAGGTCGAATAG
- a CDS encoding META domain-containing protein: MKTFLKYSIFILFLTLSACASSDTGLSLQGNLWNLSELNGKEYFPDDRYDPAYIEFGQDGMISGTGGCNEIFGSYETSGRNITIKSAITAKYCDGIMDTELDLDAALRSADRYKTTKDELYLYKDGKVIAKFFALIIK, from the coding sequence ATGAAAACTTTTTTAAAATATTCTATTTTTATCCTGTTTCTTACTCTTTCCGCCTGCGCCTCATCAGACACGGGACTCTCACTGCAGGGCAACCTCTGGAATCTCTCCGAACTCAACGGCAAAGAATATTTTCCCGATGACCGCTACGATCCTGCTTACATTGAATTTGGCCAGGACGGCATGATATCCGGCACAGGCGGTTGCAATGAGATCTTTGGCTCATACGAAACATCCGGACGCAATATTACCATTAAGTCCGCCATCACCGCAAAATACTGTGACGGAATTATGGATACAGAGCTCGACCTCGACGCCGCGCTCCGTTCCGCCGACCGCTACAAAACCACAAAAGACGAACTCTACCTCTACAAGGACGGCAAGGTCATTGCCAAATTCTTCGCCCTCATTATTAAATAG